ATGCATCGATTCGGAGAGATCGAGGAAGTGCACCGTGCCTCCTTTTTCATGAAAGTCGCGCAGCGTTTTTTCGAGCGCGGGGATCTCGGGCTTCTTGGGAGGCGAGCTCGACACGACGACCATCGCGCGGTTGGCGTACTGCCTCCAGTCCATGTCCTCGACGGCCGTGCGCACGCCGGCGTAGAGGGCTTCCTCGTAGTCCCCTCCTCCGCCGGCTTTCACCGAAGTGATGAAGCTCTGCAGCTTGTCGGCGTGAAACGACAGCGACGACATGCGAACCGTGAAGTCGTCGCCCTTGTCCTTGAACACGACGATTCCGACGCGGGCGTTCGGCACCAGGCTCTGGATGCGCGTGACGAGGTCGGTGACGCGCTTCTTCACGATGTCGATCACGAACTCCATGCTGTTGGTCGCGTCGATCACGAACACCACGTCGAAGCCCCACTTCTGCATGAGCCCGACGAAGTCGCCGAAGCCTCTGCCGAAGCCGCGCCCGATCCCGCCGCCCATTCCGCCGCCCGCGCCCGTGCCCGGTCCGATCGCCATTCCGCCGCCGGTCGAGCCTGCGCTGCGCAGGCTCGAAGCCGAACCCATCGGATTGATCTTCGGCGCGACGTCCGACAGCCGCACGCCGACATCGGAAAGGTCGGGCGTCACCTGCTGGCTGGCGACAGTCGGAAGCGGCTCGACGTCGGCCGCCGCCTTCTGGATGGCTTCTTCGAGCGACTTCGAATCGTCGGTTCGGTCGGTCTGCGCATTGAGCTGTCCGTGGCCGACCAGCGTCGAAATCAGCTCGCCCTTGCCGCCGGCGCCGTTGCCGGGCCCACCGCCTCCATCGAGCATCACGGTCGCCAGCAGGAACAGCAGGATGATCGCGTGGACGGCCAGCGAGACCAGCCATGAGACGCTGGTCTTGAAATAGTCCTTGCGAAGCCACGGGTAGACCGAGGACCTGCGGCGCGGACGTCGTGCCCGGTCCTCGCTCTGGTTCGTCACGCGGGCGAATGTACCAGAGCGGGTCCGGAGAGCCAGACGAGCATTTTGAAACGCAGGGTGGCCGCCTGTTGCGACCATGGCCGGAATCGACGTGACGCTGTCCCGGACTGCGGTGCTCGTCGTCGGCCCGAACGATGGACCCGTCGCGGTGCCTCTGACAACCTCCTGCGTCCGGCGGCGATCCGGCCGCCACAGAAATTGCCGGTCCGAAAGAATCGGCTGCAAACGGGAGAGACCACCATGAGCACCGCTGCCAAAGAAACCGACGCGACTTCGAACCAGGTCAGGGAATGCCTCGACTTCTACATCGACGGCAAATGGGTAGCGCCCGCGACGCCGAATCGTTTCGAAGTGCTGAACCCGGCCACCGAGGAAGTCATCGGCCACATCAGTCTCGGCAGCAAGGCCGACGTCGACAAGGCCGTGGCCGCCGCGAAGAAAGCATTCGAGACGTTCTCGCGCACCACGCGCGAGGAGCGGGTCGCGCTGCTCGAGCGCGTCCTCGGATCGTACGCGGCGCATCTCGACGAGCTGGCCGAGACGATCTCCGCAGAAATGGGCGCGCCGATGTGGCTCGCCAAAGCCGCGCAGGCACCGTCGGGCATGGCCCACATCGCCAACACGCTCGAGACCCTCAAGAGCTACGAGTTCGAGACCAGCAAGGGCAAGACCCGCATCGTGCGTGAGCCGGTGGGAGTTTGCGGGCTGATCACGCCGTGGAACTGGCCCGTCAACCAGATCA
The genomic region above belongs to Candidatus Limnocylindrales bacterium and contains:
- a CDS encoding vWA domain-containing protein, with protein sequence MTNQSEDRARRPRRRSSVYPWLRKDYFKTSVSWLVSLAVHAIILLFLLATVMLDGGGGPGNGAGGKGELISTLVGHGQLNAQTDRTDDSKSLEEAIQKAAADVEPLPTVASQQVTPDLSDVGVRLSDVAPKINPMGSASSLRSAGSTGGGMAIGPGTGAGGGMGGGIGRGFGRGFGDFVGLMQKWGFDVVFVIDATNSMEFVIDIVKKRVTDLVTRIQSLVPNARVGIVVFKDKGDDFTVRMSSLSFHADKLQSFITSVKAGGGGDYEEALYAGVRTAVEDMDWRQYANRAMVVVSSSPPKKPEIPALEKTLRDFHEKGGTVHFLDLSESMHRSYEIELFRTLHGREPDSITPMPDFLRENQELYRRFAHDGGGELIEVRENTDLAETLLVAAFGPQWRKEVGRFSAGS